The region TAAAAGCATTAGTCGATGTATTAGTAAAGCATCCGAATGTTTTTGTAATTGCAGATGAGATATATGAGCTTATCAACTACGTAGGTAAACACGAAAGCATAGCTCAGTTTGAAGAGATAAGAGAGCGAGTAATAATCGTAAACGGAGTTTCCAAAGGCTACGCAATGACTGGATGGCGAATTGGCTGGATGGCTGCTCCACAATGGATTTCATCAGCTTGTAATATGTTGCAAGGACAATATACATCAGGTCCCTGTTCTATTTCACAAAAAGCTGCTTTGGCAGCATATACAGGAGACCAAACATGTGTTTCTAAAATGAAAACTGCATTTGAGCGCAGACGAAATCTTACAGTTAAGCTATTGAGCGAAATTCCTGGTTTTAAAGTAAATAACCCTATGGGAGCATTCTATGTTTTACCCGAAGTTAAGTTTTATATTGGAAAATCGTACAATGGTAAAAAAATTGAAACAGCCAGTGATTTATCCATGTACCTGTTGGAAAAAGGACACGTAGCTTGTATTGGAGGTGATGCATTTGGTGCACCAGATTGCATTCGTTTTTCTTATGCTACATCTGATGAAAACATTACCAAAGCTATTACACGCGTGAAAGAAGCATTATCGAAATTAGTATAGGTTAAAAAAATCCAAATAAAAAGCACCCTTAACTCGGGTGCTTTTTTGTTTTTCTGATTTGCAACTTGTGCAAAACTATTTCGATTACAATTTATCTAATGACTGTTTCAAGTCACTGATAATATCTTCAACGTTTTCAAGTCCAACAGATATTCTAATCAATCCATCACTAATGTCACCAGCAGCACGTTCTTCAGCAGTGTATGTTGAGTGTGTCATACTTGCAGGGTGCTGTATAAGTGTATCTGCATCGCCCAAACTAACCGATATAGCAATCATTGAGAGATTGTTTAATAGCTTCTTACCTGCTTCAATTCCTCCTTTTACTTCAAAACTGATAATACCACCGGGCAAACTCATCTGTTTTTTGGCAATTTCATATTGTGGAAATGATTTAAGTCCAGGATAAACAACCGTTTTAACAGCTTTGTGACTTTCTAAAAACTCTGCAACTTTCATTGCGTTTTCAGAGTGTCGTTGCACTCTTAATTCTAATGTTTTAAGACCTCTGTTTATAAGGTATGCATCGAATGGGCTAAGTGTAGCTCCTGTTAAGTCTTTAATACCGAAAAGTTTAACATTATCAATGTACTCTTTTTTTCCAACAACAAATCCTGCGATGACGTCTCCGTGTCCGTTAAGATATTTTGTTGCTGAATGCACAACCACATCAGCACCCAATTCTATTGGTCTAGTAATGAAAGGAGTTGCAAAAGTATTGTCAACCATAAGTTTACAATCTTTTTGTTTGTGTACAATTTCCGCCAACGCCTTAATATCGGTAATATACATATTGGGATTTGCGGGAGTTTCTGTGTAAACAAGCTTTGTATTGGGTTTCATAGCTTTTTTTACATTTTCTACGTCTCTCGTATCAACAAAAGTTACCTCAATTCCGTATCGTGTAATTCCATGGCTTAAGAATGCAAATGTGCATCCGTAAAGTGTTTTGGAAGCTACTATATGGTCGCCTGCTTGCACGCAAACCCAAATTGCTGATGTTATTGCTCCTATTCCCGATGCGGCCGATACGCATGCTTCAGCTCCTTCGAGTAGCGCAATTTTCTCTTCGACTGTTGTACACGATGGATTTCCAAGACGTGTGTAGATATAACCATCTTCTTCGAGTGCAAAACGGCGTCCACCTTGTTCTACATTGTCGAAAACGAATGTTGATGTTTGATAGATTGGATCGGCAAGTGCGCCGAATTGATTAGGTTTTTTGCCTCCATGTATTGCTTTTGTGGCAAATCCGCTTTTTTTTAAATTTTTGTTATCCATATTTATTTTATTAGTTGATTTAGTGATATATGTTTTATTCTCTTTGCCTGATAAAAGTCTTCTGATATTCGTCCTATGCGTGTAAAAAAGCATAACAACTACGGCTATGGAAAATATCTGCATAGAAAGTGTAAATATTTCCTCATTATTGTGCTGTATTAAAAACACAGTTAGTGGAAATGATATACCTCCAATTAAAGAACCTAAGCTAACGTATTTTGTTATTAATAAAACTAAAACAAAAATTAAAACAGCTATAAACGAAGCTAAAGGATTAATTCCTATTACTGCACCAAAAACTGTTGCAACACCTTTACCTCCTCTAAATTCAGCAAACAGAGGAAAAACGTGTCCTAAAACAGCAGAAGCACCTGCAACTATTTTAACTATGTTAATTCTTTCACTGCCTAAACTCTGAGCAACTAACTGAGTTATATATACTGCTAAAAATCCTTTAAGAATATCAATTATTAGTACAATAATACCTGCTTTCTTTCCTAATACCCTAAATGTATTTGTGGCACCTGCATTTCCACTTTCATAATCACGTACATCAACACCGTAATATCTTTTTCCAATCCAAACTGCAGTAGGAATACTTCCAAGAAGATAAGCCAATATTGTTGCTACAATAAATGAAAAATCCATGCTGATATCTATTTATCCTCCTCTACCCTATAAATTTAACAATCTAAACGAAAAATAACAAATTTAAATTGAACTAAAATTTTTAAGTTTGCAAGATACGAAATTTAATGATTGCCTCTATCAAGGAATGGTGCATAAAATTAATTAAAGTTTCTTGTGTAAATTAAAGGTATCAAAGTCAGAATGTTAATTAACAATTGCTTTCAACTTTACAAACTTTAAGCTTTTAACTTTTAAATTAATTATAATTGCTTTTGTACATTTGTGATAGAAAATAAAAAGATATGTTATCAAAAAAGCACTCTACAAAAAAAGTTATTATTAAAAAGGCTAGTGGAGAAACTGAGCTGTTTAATGTAAATAAACTTATTAATTCTTTACGAAGAGCTGGTGCCAACGATGAAATCATAAAAACAGTTATTAATGACATTACAGAATGGATTTACAGCGGTGTGACAACAAAAATGATTTATAACCGTGCTTTCAGAAACATGCGCCGTTTAGAAGCTGTATCTGCTGCACGATATAAATTAAAGCATGCAATGTTTGAACTTGGTCCCACTGGATATCCATTTGAACAGTTAATGGGAATGGTGTTTCAGGGTTTAGGATTCTCATGTGAAGTAGGTGTTATTGTCGAAGGGTGTTGTTTAAATCACGAAATGGATGTAATCGCAACAAAACAAAATGAACAACATTTTTGCGAATGTAAATACTCAGTCGATCAAGGTAGAAAAATTGGCGCACAGGTTTCGCTATACGTAAAATCGAGGGTTGAAGATATTGTCAATAAACGAAAATCTTTACGTAAATACCAAAACACCATTTTTAAAACCTGGATTATAACAAACACCCGTTTTTCTGAAGATTCAATTGAGTATGCCAAATGTATTGGAATAAATCTACTATCATGGGATTATCCATCTGGAGAAGGACTAAAAGAGTTAATTGAAAGACAGGGTCTATATCCTATTACAGTTTTAGATAGTTTAAATAAAAAAGAGAAGGGTTTATTGCTTTCAAAAGAGGTAGTCACGTGTAAACAAATAATTGAAAATCCTAAAATACTAACTGAAATAGATTTAGCACAAAGCAAAATAAATAAAACGAAAAAGGAGATTAATAATTTACTTAGGTTAAAACAAGGTAACAAATAGCCATATTACACAATTTTTTCAAAAAACAGTAAACAATAAAAACTAAACTATGTTATATAAATAAGGAGGGGTACAATTATGGAACATAGATTAATTACAATTGCAACTGAAAAATATTCCCGAGCCATTGTTTTAAAGAGTTTTTTGGAGTCAAATGGTATCGAGTGTTCAATAAGGAATGTTAACCTTATTCAACCAAGTATTGCTGACGGAGTAAAATTGATAATAAAGGAGTCAGATG is a window of Bacteroidales bacterium DNA encoding:
- a CDS encoding pyridoxal phosphate-dependent aminotransferase translates to MDILSSRLKALSPSQTFAMVQKTSELKAQGIDIISMSVGEPDFATPAHIKQAAKKAIDDNFSYYSPVAGFADLKQAISDKLKKENYLEYAPSQIVVSNGAKQSLCNAILSIVDKGEEVIIPAPYWVSYPEMVKLAEGKPVFVYADINQDFKITPQQLESAITPKTKALILCSPSNPTGSVYTKSELKALVDVLVKHPNVFVIADEIYELINYVGKHESIAQFEEIRERVIIVNGVSKGYAMTGWRIGWMAAPQWISSACNMLQGQYTSGPCSISQKAALAAYTGDQTCVSKMKTAFERRRNLTVKLLSEIPGFKVNNPMGAFYVLPEVKFYIGKSYNGKKIETASDLSMYLLEKGHVACIGGDAFGAPDCIRFSYATSDENITKAITRVKEALSKLV
- the megL gene encoding methionine gamma-lyase, with amino-acid sequence MDNKNLKKSGFATKAIHGGKKPNQFGALADPIYQTSTFVFDNVEQGGRRFALEEDGYIYTRLGNPSCTTVEEKIALLEGAEACVSAASGIGAITSAIWVCVQAGDHIVASKTLYGCTFAFLSHGITRYGIEVTFVDTRDVENVKKAMKPNTKLVYTETPANPNMYITDIKALAEIVHKQKDCKLMVDNTFATPFITRPIELGADVVVHSATKYLNGHGDVIAGFVVGKKEYIDNVKLFGIKDLTGATLSPFDAYLINRGLKTLELRVQRHSENAMKVAEFLESHKAVKTVVYPGLKSFPQYEIAKKQMSLPGGIISFEVKGGIEAGKKLLNNLSMIAISVSLGDADTLIQHPASMTHSTYTAEERAAGDISDGLIRISVGLENVEDIISDLKQSLDKL
- a CDS encoding ATP-binding protein, with amino-acid sequence MLSKKHSTKKVIIKKASGETELFNVNKLINSLRRAGANDEIIKTVINDITEWIYSGVTTKMIYNRAFRNMRRLEAVSAARYKLKHAMFELGPTGYPFEQLMGMVFQGLGFSCEVGVIVEGCCLNHEMDVIATKQNEQHFCECKYSVDQGRKIGAQVSLYVKSRVEDIVNKRKSLRKYQNTIFKTWIITNTRFSEDSIEYAKCIGINLLSWDYPSGEGLKELIERQGLYPITVLDSLNKKEKGLLLSKEVVTCKQIIENPKILTEIDLAQSKINKTKKEINNLLRLKQGNK